In Flavobacterium sp., a single window of DNA contains:
- the meaB gene encoding methylmalonyl Co-A mutase-associated GTPase MeaB — MSDFNKQAGSLTEKAGISPPEITNVSAINQIKNKRRHKPSAEELISGILLGNRTALSRAITLVESTNPEHTEKAEEIIKSCLPHANKSIRIGITGVPGVGKSTFIEAFGTYLTQAGKKVAVLAVDPSSTISHGSILGDKTRMEELVKDENAFIRPSASGENLGGVARKTRETIILCEAAGFDTIIIETVGVGQSETAVHSMVDFFLLLKISGAGDELQGIKRGIMEMADAIVINKADGDNIKKANQAKLEFNRALHLFPPKKSNWQPKVTTCSAITKDGISDIWNTISDYFEMTKESGFFQEKRNEQNHFWMMETINEQLKSNFYNQPGIIAQMEQIKKAVQNDEISPFAAAQFLLNEYKKGF; from the coding sequence TTGTCTGATTTTAATAAACAAGCCGGCAGTTTAACTGAAAAAGCTGGAATTTCACCTCCCGAAATCACCAATGTTTCGGCTATAAATCAAATTAAAAACAAACGCAGACACAAGCCTTCGGCAGAAGAATTAATTTCGGGAATTCTTTTGGGAAACAGAACGGCCCTGAGTCGTGCGATTACACTTGTCGAAAGCACAAATCCTGAACATACTGAAAAAGCAGAAGAAATTATAAAAAGCTGTTTACCTCACGCTAATAAATCAATTCGTATAGGAATTACGGGAGTTCCCGGAGTTGGAAAAAGTACTTTTATCGAGGCTTTTGGTACTTACTTAACGCAAGCAGGAAAAAAAGTGGCTGTTCTGGCCGTTGATCCAAGCAGTACAATTTCACACGGAAGTATTTTAGGCGACAAAACCCGAATGGAGGAATTGGTAAAAGATGAAAATGCTTTTATTCGTCCGAGTGCTTCCGGAGAAAATTTAGGAGGTGTGGCTCGCAAAACCCGTGAAACGATTATTCTTTGTGAAGCTGCAGGTTTTGACACTATAATTATTGAAACAGTTGGTGTTGGTCAAAGCGAAACTGCGGTTCACAGCATGGTTGACTTTTTTCTTTTACTGAAAATTTCCGGTGCCGGAGATGAGCTTCAAGGTATTAAACGCGGTATTATGGAAATGGCTGACGCCATCGTCATCAATAAAGCTGACGGCGATAATATCAAAAAAGCGAATCAGGCGAAATTGGAGTTTAACAGAGCTTTGCATTTATTTCCTCCAAAAAAATCAAACTGGCAGCCAAAGGTTACGACTTGCAGTGCGATTACCAAAGATGGAATTTCGGATATCTGGAACACCATTTCTGATTATTTTGAAATGACAAAAGAATCTGGTTTTTTTCAGGAAAAAAGAAACGAACAAAATCATTTCTGGATGATGGAAACTATCAATGAACAATTGAAATCAAACTTTTACAATCAGCCAGGAATTATTGCACAAATGGAACAAATTAAAAAAGCGGTGCAAAATGATGAAATATCACCTTTTGCAGCCGCTCAGTTTTTATTAAATGAGTATAAAAAAGGCTTCTAG
- a CDS encoding LTA synthase family protein, with the protein MKKLSFLKPIFNFILIGLLITTLSRIFLFFLFKERVEQTPDFWYIFPIGLRMDLILLCYLSFLPAVLITFLPNKWLKFTNKFLVIYSFLFLFLILFVELASPDFVKQYDTRPNKIFLDYLIYPKEVVGMLVKSYLTSIIVTFLILGVVIYLAFKKGKKYFHTTSTEYKFKLMVFPLLAFLLFFGARSSLTSKRPINASNAVFSTDQLTNTLGLNSFYTVAFAAYSIKNEGNTKMYGKMDEAEAIARVKKYMIAGPNDFTDKEIPFLHVQQPDSVKKKPYNLVIFLQESLGAEYVGILGGKPLTPEFDKLSKEGLLFTNLYCTGTRSVRGIEAVVTGFLPSPSESVVKLGNSQQGFFTLADALKHKGYDTSFIYGGMANFDNMASFFNGNGFTDIVDQTDFESDGNKYAFKGTWGYSDEDLVTKANNYFKSKGDKPFFSLMFSTSNHEPFEYPAGRIKQFDKKAATVNNAMKYADFSIGKFFEMAKKEPYFKNTIFIVIADHNTRTYGKNLVPINKFHIPAFIMGPGVPKGAVYDRLASQIDIPPTLLSYLGIPFETPMMGRNLNKLDPKVQGRSIMQFNDINAFRVENQVVIMQPNLKPLQFEIKNDTTLIPVKLNEELAKDALAHVITAGNLYKENKYKLRGKGSK; encoded by the coding sequence ATGAAAAAATTAAGTTTTTTAAAACCTATTTTCAATTTTATATTGATCGGATTACTGATTACCACTTTAAGCCGAATATTTTTATTTTTCCTTTTTAAAGAAAGAGTAGAACAAACACCTGATTTCTGGTATATTTTTCCAATCGGACTTCGAATGGATTTAATTTTACTTTGTTATTTGTCATTTCTGCCAGCAGTTCTAATCACCTTTTTACCCAATAAATGGCTTAAGTTTACCAATAAGTTTTTGGTCATTTACAGCTTCTTATTTTTGTTTTTGATTCTTTTTGTAGAATTAGCTTCTCCTGATTTTGTAAAACAATACGATACACGCCCCAACAAGATTTTCTTAGATTACCTCATTTATCCGAAAGAAGTGGTCGGAATGCTTGTAAAAAGTTATCTGACATCTATAATCGTAACTTTTTTAATTCTGGGAGTTGTCATTTATTTGGCTTTCAAAAAAGGGAAAAAATATTTCCATACAACAAGTACCGAATATAAATTCAAATTAATGGTTTTTCCATTATTAGCATTTTTATTGTTTTTTGGAGCACGTTCAAGTTTGACTTCAAAACGCCCAATTAATGCCAGTAATGCTGTTTTTTCTACAGATCAGCTTACAAATACGTTGGGACTAAATTCATTTTATACCGTTGCTTTTGCTGCATATTCAATTAAAAATGAAGGAAATACCAAAATGTACGGTAAAATGGATGAAGCCGAAGCGATTGCCCGTGTAAAAAAATACATGATCGCTGGTCCAAATGATTTTACAGATAAAGAAATTCCGTTTCTTCATGTACAGCAGCCAGATTCAGTTAAGAAAAAGCCATACAATTTGGTTATTTTTTTACAGGAAAGTTTAGGGGCAGAATACGTTGGAATTTTAGGCGGAAAACCTTTAACTCCAGAGTTTGATAAATTATCTAAAGAAGGATTATTGTTTACCAATTTGTACTGCACGGGAACCAGAAGCGTGAGAGGAATCGAAGCTGTTGTAACCGGATTTTTGCCTTCGCCATCTGAAAGTGTTGTAAAACTTGGAAACTCACAACAAGGATTTTTTACCCTTGCCGATGCTTTAAAACATAAAGGTTACGACACGAGTTTTATTTATGGCGGAATGGCCAATTTTGATAATATGGCTTCGTTTTTCAACGGAAATGGTTTTACTGATATCGTAGACCAAACTGATTTTGAATCAGATGGAAATAAATATGCTTTTAAAGGAACCTGGGGTTATTCTGATGAGGATTTGGTTACTAAAGCCAATAATTATTTCAAATCAAAAGGAGATAAACCATTTTTCTCTTTAATGTTTTCAACGTCAAACCACGAACCATTTGAATATCCTGCGGGAAGAATCAAACAGTTTGATAAAAAAGCTGCAACGGTAAACAATGCAATGAAATATGCCGATTTCTCGATTGGAAAATTCTTTGAAATGGCTAAAAAAGAACCCTATTTTAAAAACACAATTTTCATCGTAATTGCAGATCATAACACAAGAACATACGGAAAGAATTTAGTGCCAATAAATAAATTCCATATTCCGGCTTTTATTATGGGGCCGGGAGTTCCAAAAGGAGCCGTTTATGACAGACTGGCAAGTCAGATCGATATTCCACCAACATTATTAAGTTATTTAGGAATTCCGTTTGAAACACCAATGATGGGAAGAAACTTAAATAAATTAGATCCAAAAGTACAAGGAAGATCAATTATGCAGTTCAATGACATCAATGCATTTAGAGTTGAAAATCAGGTTGTCATTATGCAGCCAAATTTAAAACCGCTGCAATTTGAAATTAAAAATGATACTACTTTAATTCCGGTAAAATTAAATGAAGAATTAGCGAAAGATGCTTTGGCACATGTAATTACAGCTGGAAATTTATATAAGGAGAATAAATATAAGCTTAGAGGAAAAGGTTCTAAGTAG
- a CDS encoding MATE family efflux transporter — protein MNLKQYTKEFSYNFRLAYPIILGMVGHTLIGIVDNIMVGKLGSTELAAVSLGNSMIFIAMSLGIGFSTAITPIVAEGDAEKNDGKIRSAFHHGLFLCAIIGLLLFTLIVLAKPLMELLEQPKEVIVLAKPYLDWVAFSLIPLVMYQGYKQFADGKSMTKYSMYAMIMANVLHVGINYVLIYGIWIFPKMGIIGAALGTVISRIFLVMFMHIMLSRRNDLKHFFKNFSFSEIKSATLKKIINLGFPSAMQMLFEVVLFTASIWLCGNIGKTSQAANQIALSLSSLTFMFAMGLSVTSMIRVSNQRGLQDYKNLVVVARSIFLLAIIIETFFAFLFVVFHDFFPHIFLNMENTGQILDNTEVIAIASKLLLIAAIFQISDGIQVVVLGALRGLQDVKVPMYITFVAYWVIGFPISYYLGEYTELKAQGVWIGLLAGLTTAAIFLYMRFHFLTKKLISNSFANN, from the coding sequence TTGAATTTAAAGCAGTACACAAAAGAGTTTTCTTATAATTTCAGACTGGCATATCCTATAATATTAGGAATGGTTGGTCATACTTTAATTGGTATTGTCGACAATATTATGGTTGGAAAATTAGGCAGTACAGAATTGGCAGCCGTTTCACTTGGAAACAGTATGATTTTTATTGCCATGTCATTAGGAATTGGCTTTTCTACTGCCATCACACCAATTGTTGCCGAAGGAGATGCTGAAAAAAACGATGGCAAAATTCGTTCTGCATTTCATCACGGCTTGTTTTTGTGCGCTATTATTGGATTACTTCTTTTTACTTTAATTGTTCTAGCAAAACCATTAATGGAATTACTGGAACAGCCTAAAGAAGTAATTGTATTAGCAAAACCTTATTTAGACTGGGTTGCTTTTTCACTGATTCCATTAGTCATGTATCAGGGCTATAAACAGTTTGCCGACGGAAAATCGATGACAAAATATTCGATGTATGCGATGATTATGGCAAACGTACTTCATGTAGGGATAAATTATGTGTTGATTTACGGAATTTGGATTTTTCCTAAAATGGGAATTATCGGCGCAGCACTTGGTACCGTAATTTCGAGAATATTTTTAGTCATGTTCATGCATATTATGCTTTCAAGAAGAAATGATTTAAAACACTTTTTCAAAAATTTTAGTTTCAGCGAAATTAAAAGTGCAACGCTAAAAAAAATAATAAATTTAGGATTTCCATCAGCTATGCAAATGCTTTTTGAAGTTGTATTGTTTACAGCTTCGATATGGCTTTGCGGAAATATTGGTAAAACCAGTCAGGCAGCCAATCAAATCGCTTTAAGTTTGTCGTCACTTACTTTTATGTTTGCCATGGGATTAAGTGTCACATCTATGATTAGAGTAAGTAATCAGAGAGGACTGCAGGATTATAAAAACCTTGTAGTTGTGGCTCGTTCTATATTTTTACTTGCCATTATTATAGAAACTTTTTTTGCCTTTTTGTTTGTAGTTTTTCATGATTTTTTCCCGCATATTTTTTTAAATATGGAAAATACCGGACAAATTCTGGATAACACTGAAGTAATTGCAATTGCATCAAAACTACTTTTAATTGCTGCAATTTTCCAAATTTCAGACGGGATTCAGGTTGTAGTTTTAGGCGCTTTACGTGGATTGCAGGATGTAAAAGTACCTATGTATATTACCTTTGTGGCCTATTGGGTTATTGGTTTTCCAATTTCATATTATTTGGGAGAATATACTGAATTGAAAGCACAAGGTGTATGGATAGGGCTTTTGGCAGGTTTAACTACAGCAGCCATTTTTCTGTATATGCGTTTTCATTTTCTAACTAAGAAATTAATCTCCAATTCATTTGCAAATAATTAA
- a CDS encoding cytochrome c peroxidase gives MKKIYCLLFLFVFAACQKKNKHEEINKLFQKDITLLIEKVTELKHSVESDAVETQIQQQFLEAHKSYKKVELLSEYYSPAVSKSINGPAIPEFEENDNITVDPEGFQVVEELIFPKYDKNNKEELLKELGVLSANLIRLEKVSGSNELTDAHVFDAMRLEVYRIITLGITGFDSPVVLNSLPEAKVSLETIEKYYRIYLENNEISNSKELLGILEKGKKYLETNNNFNAFDRAYFIKEILNPLSKGLYKTQTELGIPFMKEQRGLKTTAQTLFEKDAFDPEAFSGFPDYKTTPEKIALGKKLFNDPILSGNNTRSCASCHYEEKAFTDGLERAVSLDGKSMIQRNTPTLTNIAFQRVFFMDSRVSYLEDQAVAVIKNENEMHGSLEKSALAIQHKAEYVKDFKEAFPKGEINEFAIKNALASYIRSLSNYDSKFDNYMQNKSTFTTDEKAGFNLFAGKAKCATCHFIPLTNGTVPPNFAKSESEILGVPDKRKKLDGDLGKYVITQAAIHKNSFKTPTIRNIELTAPYMHNGVYKTLEEVIDFYDQGGGLGLGFDLQNQTLPEDKLNLSDKEKKQLIAFMKTLTDKKYVK, from the coding sequence ATGAAAAAAATATATTGTTTATTATTCTTGTTTGTATTTGCTGCCTGTCAGAAAAAAAACAAACATGAGGAAATAAATAAACTCTTTCAGAAAGACATTACTTTATTAATTGAAAAAGTTACCGAACTTAAACATTCAGTAGAGTCAGATGCTGTAGAAACTCAAATTCAGCAGCAATTTCTGGAGGCACATAAAAGTTATAAAAAAGTAGAATTGCTGAGTGAATATTATTCGCCAGCGGTTTCTAAATCAATCAACGGACCGGCAATTCCTGAGTTTGAAGAAAATGATAATATAACAGTTGATCCCGAAGGATTTCAGGTTGTCGAAGAATTGATTTTCCCTAAATACGACAAAAACAACAAAGAAGAACTACTGAAAGAACTGGGAGTTTTATCTGCTAATTTAATTCGGTTAGAAAAAGTTTCAGGTTCAAATGAACTGACAGATGCTCATGTTTTTGACGCCATGCGATTAGAAGTTTACAGAATTATTACTTTGGGAATTACAGGGTTTGATTCACCTGTAGTTTTAAATTCGCTTCCGGAAGCGAAAGTATCTTTAGAAACAATCGAAAAATATTATCGCATTTATCTTGAAAATAATGAAATTTCAAATTCAAAAGAACTTCTTGGAATTTTAGAAAAAGGAAAAAAATATTTAGAGACAAATAACAATTTTAATGCTTTTGACCGCGCCTATTTTATAAAAGAAATTTTGAATCCGTTAAGCAAGGGACTTTATAAAACGCAGACAGAATTAGGAATTCCGTTTATGAAAGAACAGCGAGGGTTAAAAACCACAGCGCAAACATTATTCGAGAAAGATGCTTTTGATCCTGAAGCATTTTCGGGTTTTCCAGATTATAAAACAACACCTGAAAAAATTGCTTTAGGGAAAAAATTATTCAACGATCCTATTTTATCCGGGAACAACACTCGTTCTTGCGCATCTTGTCATTATGAAGAAAAAGCTTTTACAGACGGATTAGAAAGAGCTGTTTCATTAGACGGAAAATCAATGATTCAGCGCAATACACCAACCTTAACCAATATTGCTTTTCAGCGTGTTTTTTTTATGGATTCAAGGGTAAGTTATTTAGAAGATCAGGCCGTTGCCGTAATTAAAAATGAAAATGAAATGCACGGATCTTTAGAAAAATCGGCTTTAGCCATTCAACACAAAGCCGAATATGTAAAAGATTTTAAGGAAGCTTTTCCAAAAGGAGAAATAAATGAATTTGCCATTAAAAATGCTTTAGCATCTTATATTCGTTCGCTGAGCAATTATGATTCAAAATTTGATAATTATATGCAGAATAAGTCAACATTTACGACAGATGAAAAAGCAGGATTTAATTTATTTGCCGGAAAAGCCAAATGCGCAACCTGTCATTTTATTCCGCTTACAAACGGAACAGTTCCGCCCAATTTCGCCAAATCTGAAAGTGAAATTTTAGGAGTGCCTGATAAAAGAAAAAAGCTTGATGGTGATTTAGGTAAATATGTTATAACGCAGGCTGCAATTCATAAAAATTCCTTCAAAACGCCTACAATTAGAAATATAGAACTTACTGCTCCGTATATGCACAATGGCGTTTATAAAACCCTTGAAGAAGTTATAGATTTCTACGATCAGGGAGGAGGTTTAGGATTAGGATTCGATCTTCAAAATCAAACTCTGCCTGAAGACAAACTGAATTTATCTGATAAAGAAAAAAAACAGCTGATTGCTTTCATGAAAACTTTAACCGATAAAAAGTATGTGAAGTAA
- a CDS encoding PPK2 family polyphosphate kinase — protein MKSIDPKDFKVTDKIKLSKIPTLLKVDADDDEKEDKLEKVKEKLSDFQDIMYAHNKYGVLICLQGMDTSGKDSLIREVFKEFNPRGVVVHSFKTPNSTELEHDYLWRHYIALPEKGKFAIFNRTHYENVLVTRVHPEFILAENLPGINSVDDIKPKFWKNRIEQINNFEKHIAENGTIVMKFFLHLSKDEQKNRLLRRLEEGKHNWKFSPGDLKERKHWDEYQQYYEEAINETSKEHAPWYVIPADDKDMARYIVAKIIWEEMKKYTDIQVPELPKEIKDNFETYKKTLEKS, from the coding sequence ATGAAATCAATAGATCCGAAAGATTTTAAAGTTACAGATAAAATTAAATTAAGTAAAATTCCGACTTTATTAAAAGTGGATGCAGACGACGATGAAAAAGAAGATAAACTTGAAAAAGTAAAAGAAAAACTGAGTGATTTTCAGGATATAATGTATGCGCACAATAAATATGGAGTTTTAATTTGTCTGCAGGGAATGGACACTTCAGGAAAAGATAGTTTGATTCGAGAAGTTTTTAAAGAATTTAATCCACGTGGGGTTGTCGTACATAGTTTTAAAACGCCGAATTCTACAGAACTGGAACACGATTATTTATGGCGTCATTATATTGCCTTGCCGGAAAAAGGAAAGTTTGCCATTTTTAACCGAACGCACTATGAAAATGTTTTGGTAACGCGCGTTCACCCTGAATTTATCTTGGCAGAGAATTTACCGGGAATAAATTCTGTTGACGATATTAAACCTAAATTCTGGAAAAACAGAATCGAACAAATTAATAACTTCGAAAAGCATATCGCCGAAAACGGAACGATTGTCATGAAGTTTTTTCTGCATTTGAGTAAAGACGAACAAAAGAATCGTTTATTGCGTCGTTTGGAAGAAGGAAAACACAATTGGAAATTTTCTCCGGGCGACTTAAAAGAACGCAAACATTGGGATGAATATCAACAATATTATGAAGAAGCCATAAACGAAACTTCTAAAGAACACGCACCATGGTATGTAATTCCTGCCGATGATAAAGACATGGCAAGATATATTGTTGCCAAAATTATTTGGGAAGAAATGAAAAAATACACTGATATACAGGTTCCGGAACTGCCTAAAGAGATTAAAGATAATTTTGAAACTTATAAGAAGACTTTGGAGAAAAGTTAG
- a CDS encoding sigma-70 family RNA polymerase sigma factor produces MNRDAQRQVYEHMAPKLYRVCKRYLKKEEEIEEALADAFYTIFTKLDQLKEEKAFEAWARKIAVNYCLASIKKNTNFNMYLDDVKVLSQPFTDEMNTLEEEDLLNLLNHIPDGCKTVFNLFVIEGFGHKEIAAMLNISEGTSKSQLNAAKTKLKELVNKLYYQKAK; encoded by the coding sequence ATGAACCGAGATGCTCAGCGTCAGGTTTATGAGCACATGGCTCCGAAATTGTATCGCGTTTGCAAACGATACCTAAAGAAAGAAGAAGAAATTGAAGAAGCTCTGGCCGACGCTTTTTATACCATCTTCACAAAATTAGATCAGTTAAAGGAAGAAAAAGCCTTTGAAGCCTGGGCTAGAAAAATTGCCGTTAATTACTGTTTGGCTTCCATCAAGAAAAATACCAATTTCAACATGTATCTTGATGATGTAAAAGTGCTTTCACAACCTTTTACAGATGAAATGAACACATTAGAAGAAGAAGATTTACTTAATTTATTAAACCACATTCCGGATGGCTGTAAAACTGTCTTTAACCTTTTTGTTATTGAAGGTTTCGGTCACAAGGAAATAGCCGCAATGCTTAACATTTCTGAAGGTACTTCAAAATCGCAGTTAAATGCGGCTAAAACCAAACTAAAAGAACTGGTTAATAAATTATATTATCAAAAAGCAAAATAG
- a CDS encoding von Willebrand factor type A domain-containing protein, with protein sequence MKSLKLISSAIAMLICFISFAQERTITGIVTDKFNTALPGVTVLIKGTKKNTQTDFDGKYTIQTQKGDILVFTFIGYENQSVEVKDKSVINVTMQEAYQNLQEVVVTSYGSSDSEYEDRSYARAERRREKKEKSKEKVAGVQIQNNVQYTAIPSQSVAIRGITSVSPKNEPLYIIDGVPAKANQMAKINPNDIDNVSVLKDQAATSVYGNKASNGVVVISTKNEIYKNLSEKELDKKLKITPIPTEPNQEDYDSFVENAFESPKTAPLSTFSIDVDNASYTNIRRFLNNGQEVPKDAVRVEEMVNFFKYTYPQPKNEHPFSINTEVSDSPWNSNTKILKIGLQGKNIPTEDLPASNLVFLIDVSGSMSDMNKLPLLKQSLKILVNALRAKDKVAIVVYAGAAGMVLPPTSGDEKKTIVDALDKLQSGGSTAGGAGIELAYKTAAENFIKGGNNRVILATDGDFNVGSSSNSDMEKLIEEKRKTGVFLTCLGYGMGNYKDSKMEILADKGNGNYAYIDNIHEANRFLGKEFKGSMFAIAKDVKIQIEFNPKQVQAYRLIGYENRKLRPEDFKNDAIDAGELGSNHTVTALYEIIPAGVKSDYLNVQPDDLKYTKTETSSNNYNGELATIKFRYKKPDGDKSIEMVQIINNRSVSLDKASDDFKFSTAVAWFGLKLRDSKLITQKSSEDILELAQQGISYDKGGYKAEFIRLIETSEEYN encoded by the coding sequence ATGAAAAGTCTAAAACTTATTTCATCAGCCATTGCTATGCTTATATGTTTCATAAGCTTTGCACAAGAAAGAACCATTACAGGAATTGTTACAGATAAATTTAATACAGCACTACCAGGCGTTACGGTGCTAATTAAAGGCACTAAAAAAAATACCCAAACTGATTTTGATGGAAAATATACGATTCAAACCCAAAAAGGAGATATTCTTGTTTTCACTTTCATCGGATACGAAAATCAATCTGTAGAAGTAAAAGATAAAAGTGTGATTAATGTTACTATGCAGGAAGCTTATCAAAATTTACAAGAAGTTGTTGTTACAAGTTATGGCTCAAGTGATTCTGAATATGAAGACCGAAGTTATGCCCGCGCTGAAAGAAGAAGAGAGAAAAAAGAAAAATCAAAGGAAAAAGTAGCGGGAGTTCAAATTCAAAACAATGTTCAATATACTGCCATACCAAGTCAGAGTGTGGCAATACGCGGAATTACATCTGTTTCTCCAAAAAATGAACCATTGTATATTATTGACGGAGTTCCTGCAAAAGCCAATCAAATGGCAAAAATTAATCCGAATGACATTGATAATGTTTCGGTTTTAAAAGATCAGGCAGCAACTTCGGTTTATGGAAATAAAGCTTCAAATGGCGTTGTTGTAATTTCGACTAAAAATGAAATCTATAAAAACCTTTCAGAAAAAGAATTGGATAAAAAATTAAAAATTACTCCTATACCAACAGAACCAAATCAGGAAGATTATGATTCTTTTGTGGAAAATGCTTTTGAAAGTCCAAAAACAGCACCGCTTTCTACTTTTTCTATTGATGTTGATAATGCTTCATATACTAATATCAGACGTTTTTTAAACAACGGTCAAGAAGTTCCAAAAGATGCTGTTCGTGTGGAAGAAATGGTGAATTTCTTTAAATACACTTATCCGCAGCCAAAAAACGAACATCCATTTTCTATCAATACTGAAGTAAGTGATTCACCTTGGAATTCGAACACTAAAATTCTAAAAATTGGTTTACAGGGAAAAAATATTCCAACCGAAGATTTGCCAGCTTCAAATTTGGTCTTTTTAATTGACGTTTCAGGTTCAATGAGCGACATGAATAAACTGCCTTTATTAAAACAATCTTTAAAAATATTGGTAAACGCATTAAGAGCTAAAGATAAAGTGGCCATTGTGGTTTATGCGGGCGCTGCTGGAATGGTTTTACCTCCAACTTCCGGAGATGAGAAAAAAACTATTGTTGATGCCTTAGATAAATTACAATCTGGCGGAAGCACGGCTGGCGGAGCAGGAATTGAACTCGCTTACAAAACTGCTGCAGAAAATTTCATAAAAGGGGGAAACAATCGTGTGATTCTGGCTACCGATGGTGATTTTAATGTGGGAAGTTCTTCCAATTCTGATATGGAAAAATTAATCGAAGAAAAAAGAAAAACTGGTGTTTTCTTAACTTGTTTAGGTTACGGAATGGGAAATTACAAAGACAGCAAAATGGAAATTCTTGCCGATAAAGGAAACGGAAATTATGCTTATATCGATAACATTCATGAGGCCAATCGTTTTCTTGGAAAAGAATTTAAAGGTTCAATGTTTGCTATTGCGAAAGATGTAAAAATCCAGATTGAATTTAATCCGAAACAAGTTCAGGCATATCGATTGATTGGTTATGAAAACAGAAAACTTCGCCCGGAAGATTTTAAAAATGACGCAATCGACGCCGGAGAATTAGGAAGTAATCATACCGTTACGGCTTTGTATGAAATTATTCCGGCTGGTGTAAAAAGCGATTATTTAAACGTTCAGCCAGATGATTTGAAATACACTAAAACCGAAACAAGTTCAAACAATTACAACGGAGAGCTGGCGACCATAAAATTCCGTTATAAAAAACCTGACGGGGATAAAAGCATCGAAATGGTTCAGATAATCAACAACAGATCGGTTAGTTTAGATAAAGCAAGTGATGATTTTAAATTTAGTACAGCCGTGGCTTGGTTTGGATTAAAACTAAGAGACTCAAAATTAATTACTCAAAAATCATCTGAAGATATTCTCGAATTAGCACAACAAGGAATTTCATACGATAAAGGAGGCTACAAAGCTGAATTTATTCGTCTTATTGAAACTTCTGAAGAATATAATTAA
- a CDS encoding phospholipid scramblase-related protein: MNPILSQNLFLVKEHIGMFKASNNYDIYDPQSNQIIMNCRENNLGFFTKILRFTDYKRATPFNIDITTASGEKLISVKRGIAIFRSTVEVFDEKDRLIGTFKQKFFSFGGRFEILDKNDKPAATLQGKWTGWDFKFSHENKQLAQVSKKWAGLGKEFFTSADNYVLQIEDTVAADSPLRQLILAAVMCIDMVLKE; this comes from the coding sequence ATGAATCCAATTTTAAGCCAAAATCTTTTTTTAGTTAAAGAACATATCGGAATGTTTAAAGCCTCAAACAATTATGACATTTATGATCCGCAGAGCAATCAAATAATTATGAATTGCCGAGAAAACAATTTGGGTTTCTTTACTAAAATACTTCGTTTTACTGATTATAAAAGAGCAACGCCTTTTAATATTGATATTACAACAGCTTCTGGAGAAAAATTAATTTCTGTAAAAAGAGGAATTGCCATTTTCCGTTCGACTGTTGAAGTCTTTGATGAAAAAGACAGGTTAATTGGAACTTTTAAACAAAAATTTTTCTCGTTTGGAGGAAGATTTGAAATTTTAGATAAAAATGACAAACCTGCTGCAACATTGCAAGGAAAGTGGACAGGATGGGATTTTAAATTTTCTCATGAAAATAAACAACTTGCTCAGGTAAGTAAAAAATGGGCAGGATTAGGAAAAGAGTTTTTTACAAGTGCTGATAATTATGTACTTCAAATTGAAGATACTGTAGCAGCAGACAGTCCGCTTAGACAATTAATTCTGGCTGCCGTAATGTGTATCGACATGGTTTTGAAAGAATAA